In the Manis javanica isolate MJ-LG chromosome 14, MJ_LKY, whole genome shotgun sequence genome, one interval contains:
- the PROB1 gene encoding proline-rich basic protein 1, whose translation MLPALAPPARPGPPGQLPAAPTQRQDSSGSSASYHTAPGSPEPPDIGPDTEGQALWPGVAPEVGAGVQPCLSVSAQNSSRQLRTGSGFPRGRGLGPPPPRPQLRMLPSGEMEVIFGAGALFSRPDTADGEVQRLPARAFRSISPPGPATPVPAAPQPEAPDGGSRWATYLELRPREPSPATPAQFECVEVALEEHAAPERPRTVPKRQIELRLRPRSPPREASASRPRLLLRTGSLDESLGRLQAAAGLVQTALARKLSPVAAAPGNATFGPTEHPEPATRERDRSARMVPDEAGSRPPRVQYSSAPAKAPRPWPSLRERAIRRDKPARGTEPLGPVSSSVFLQSGEKTREAQSQEPSTRFPPETLGRNALRSKGPPLESKTLCDVPGEAARPRSPSPLLQASNGTVQRPHCPSPQSLSPRDRVIRRVSSPSFPEASSAWENQNPAVKETVKRMSPSPPTLSQWNEDVTRARNPSREALPLWEVERPAVEETTEGRRSLSPPPLSSWEAPVCPPGMCSPSLQETWEPTVRGPSLASTQEAQNGVAQEELAQPKRSAPGTPELTEAQSPSTLEMRDLALQGRQLSPEVAPPELPLNRLVGTLDSDARPESLSPGEACPIRPRTTIPRPRDVRKMVKTTYAPSFPAATPGSGLSEPPADTRGEEGGASKTQDLQALGSPAPPHYTSIYLKDFLPVVSHPYEPPEPSSNTVLREASQPNGVPRRRAENSTAKPFARTEIRLPGALASGRRREETWGVRVRGAGGENQGVEAQRLVPDGEGRTSPLGGARTSPQRSSMGSTEAQTPRPPRPSSPQAHPSSSSGIGRKLETPPSGPERASAGQPALPREPRASAAPQPRAASAPPTDRSPEGPSQGVRRPPGAAPPGKVLVDPESGRYYFVEAPRQPRLRLLYDPESGQYVEVLLPPSPPGPPRRVYTPLALGPGLYPPVYGPIPGFSLPPSPGPPAFSGPQLPWASEAGPLDGTYYLPVSGTPSPAPPLLLCAPPTSSGPTQPGKGSLFPA comes from the coding sequence ATGCTGCCCGCGCTCGCCCCGCCAGCCCGGCCTGGGCCCCCAGGGCAGCTGCCCGCGGCCCCCACCCAGCGCCAGGACTCCTCCGGTTCTTCAGCCTCCTACCACACGGCTCCGGGTTCTCCAGAGCCCCCGGACATCGGGCCGGACACGGAGGGCCAGGCGCTCTGGCCTGGGGTGGCCCCTGAGGTGGGGGCGGGCGTGCAGCCTTGCCTGTCCGTCAGCGCCCAGAATAGCAGCCGGCAGCTCCGGACCGGCTCGGGTTTCCCGCGGGGCCGGGGCTTGGGCCCGCCGCCACCGCGGCCCCAGCTGCGCATGCTGCCGTCGGGGGAGATGGAAGTCATCTTCGGCGCCGGGGCCCTGTTCAGCCGCCCCGACACGGCGGACGGGGAGGTGCAGCGGCTCCCCGCGCGCGCTTTCCGCAGCATCTCCCCACCCGGGCCCGCGACGCCTGTTCCCGCCGCCCCGCAGCCCGAGGCTCCAGACGGTGGTTCCCGCTGGGCCACCTACTTAGAGCTTCGGCCCCGCGAGCCGAGTCCTGCCACCCCAGCGCAGTTCGAGTGCGTGGAGGTGGCACTGGAGGAGCATGCTGCGCCCGAAAGGCCCCGGACGGTGCCCAAGCGTCAGATCGAGCTGCGTCTCCGACCCCGGAGCCCCCCGCGAGAGGCCAGCGCATCGCGCCCCCGACTACTTCTGCGCACCGGCTCCCTGGACGAATCACTGGGCCGTCTGCAGGCCGCCGCGGGACTCGTGCAGACGGCGCTGGCCAGAAAGCTGAGCCCCGTGGCCGCGGCGCCCGGCAACGCCACCTTCGGGCCCACAGAGCATCCAGAGCCAGCGACCCGGGAAAGGGACCGTAGTGCCCGAATGGTCCCGGACGAGGCCGGGTCTCGGCCACCGCGCGTGCAGTACAGTTCAGCCCCCGCTAAGGCCCCGAGGCCATGGCCCAGCCTCCGCGAGCGCGCAATTCGGCGCGACAAGCCCGCACGCGGGACCGAGCCGCTGGGTCCGGTCAGTTCCAGCGTCTTCCTGCAGTCAGGGGAGAAGACCCGAGAGGCACAAAGCCAGGAACCCAGTACTCGGTTCCCACCAGAGACTCTGGGTCGCAATGCCCTGAGGTCAAAGGGTCCACCTTTAGAATCTAAGACCCTCTGCGACGTTCCGGGTGAAGCTGCGAGGCCGAGGAGCCCGTCCCCGCTGTTGCAGGCTTCAAATGGGACAGTGCAGCGTCCTCACTGCCCGTCCCCCCAGAGCCTGTCACCGAGGGATCGGGTTATTCGAAGGGTGAGTAGCCCTTCGTTTCCTGAGGCATCCTCCGCATGGGAAAATCAGAATCCCGCCGTCAAGGAAACTGTAAAGAGAATGagcccttcccctcccaccctttCCCAGTGGAATGAGGATGTCACCAGGGCAAGAAACCCGTCCCGCGAAGCTCTTCCCCTGTGGGAGGTGGAGCGCCCGGCAGTCGAGGAGAccacagaggggaggaggagccTGTCGCCGCCACCCTTGTCCTCATGGGAGGCTCCAGTTTGTCCTCCTGGGATGTGCAGCCCGTCGCTCCAAGAGACCTGGGAGCCCACAGTGCGCGGCCCATCGCTAGCATCTACGCAGGAAGCTCAGAATGGCGTAGCCCAGGAAGAGCTGGCACAACCCAAGAGGTCCGCACCCGGGACCCCAGAGTTAACAGAGGCGCAAAGTCCGTCCACGCTCGAGATGCGGGATCTCGCTTTGCAAGGCAGGCAGTTGTCCCCAGAGGTGGCTCCACCCGAGCTGCCCCTCAATCGCCTCGTAGGCACCCTGGATTCGGATGCGCGCCCGGAATCCTTGAGCCCGGGAGAAGCGTGCCCGATACGCCCTCGCACAACCATTCCGCGGCCCCGCGACGTGCGCAAAATGGTGAAGACCACATACGCGCCAAGCTTCCCGGCAGCGACCCCAGGCTCAGGGTTGTCCGAACCTCCTGCGGACACCCGCGGAGAGGAGGGCGGTGCATCCAAGACGCAAGATCTCCAGGCCCTGGGGTCCCCCGCCCCGCCTCACTACACTTCCATTTATCTCAAGGACTTCCTGCCAGTCGTGTCGCACCCCTACGAACCCCCAGAGCCGTCCTCCAACACAGTCCTCCGGGAAGCTTCGCAGCCCAACGGAGTCCCGCGGCGGAGGGCAGAAAACAGCACCGCGAAACCCTTCGCGCGCACCGAGATCCGACTGCCGGGTGCCCTGGCCTCGGGCCGCCGGCGGGAAGAAACCTGGGGCGTCCGTGTGCGCGGCGCTGGTGGAGAGAACCAGGGTGTGGAGGCCCAGCGCCTTGTCCCCGACGGCGAGGGTCGGACCAGCCCTCTAGGCGGCGCTCGCACCTCACCCCAGCGGTCGTCCATGGGGTCGACTGAGGCCCAGACACCCCGACCGCCCCGCCCCAGCTCCCCTCAGGCGCACCCTAGCTCGAGCTCTGGGATAGGACGCAAATTGGAGACGCCCCCTTCGGGACCCGAGCGCGCCTCTGCGGGTCAGCCGGCTCTCCCGCGGGAACCCCGGGCGTCAGCCGCGCCCCAGCCCCGCGCGGCCTCGGCGCCTCCGACGGACCGATCCCCGGAAGGCCCCTCCCAGGGGGTGCGCAGGCCGCCCGGAGCCGCGCCCCCGGGGAAGGTCCTGGTGGACCCCGAGAGCGGCCGCTACTACTTTGTGGAGGCGCCACGGCAGCCTCGGCTACGGCTGCTCTACGACCCCGAGAGCGGGCAGTACGTAGAGGTGCTCCTGCCGCCCTCGCCCCCGGGGCCACCCCGCCGCGTCTACACCCCGCTGGCCCTGGGCCCCGGCCTCTACCCGCCAGTCTATGGCCCTATCCCTGGCTTCTCCCTGCCGCCATCTCCGGGTCCGCCGGCCTTCAGTGGCCCCCAGCTACCCTGGGCCTCTGAGGCAGGGCCCCTGGACGGGACGTACTACCTGCCAGTGAGCGGGACCCCCAGCCCCGCACCTCCTCtgctcctctgtgctccacccacCAGTTCGGGCCCCACCCAGCCCGGCAAGGGCTCCCTGTTCCCGGCCTGA